In Geotalea uraniireducens, the genomic window AGCAGCAACCGCCACCGGTCTACGTGGAGCCGGCGCCCCGGGAGCAGGAAGAGCAGAATTACTGGTATTACTGCCAGGAGCCGCCGGGATACTACCCCTATGTGAAACAGTGCCCCGGCGGCTGGCTGAAGGTGGTGCCGAAGACGACCCCGCCAGATCAGGAGGAGTGACATCATGAGAAAAGCATCATACCGCCGCTGGTCACTCGTGCTGGCGCTGGCGCTCGGCGGCTGCGCCACCATGCCGTCCGGGCCGAGCGTGGCGGTAATGCCCGGCTCCGGCAAAACCTTCACCCAGTTCCAGACCGACGACGCCCTCTGCCGGCAATGGGCCGGCCAGCGGCTCGGCATGGCCAGCCCGGACGATGCCAACCGGAATACCGCCACCGGCTCGGTGGTCGGCACGGTTCTCGGCGCCGGCCTCGGCGCGGCCCTTGGCGCCGCTTCCGGCCACGCCGGCGCCGGCGCGGCCATCGGCGCCGGCACCGGGCTGCTGCTCGG contains:
- a CDS encoding glycine zipper family protein, whose amino-acid sequence is MRKASYRRWSLVLALALGGCATMPSGPSVAVMPGSGKTFTQFQTDDALCRQWAGQRLGMASPDDANRNTATGSVVGTVLGAGLGAALGAASGHAGAGAAIGAGTGLLLGTAAGANADQVSGWEAQRRYDIAYEQCMYAKGNQIPGASGRTPRSRRFIPPPPPPDWSYPAPESANPPTGSAYPPPNTPPPAGY